In the genome of Paenibacillus sp. FSL R5-0766, one region contains:
- a CDS encoding sensor domain-containing diguanylate cyclase has product MTLTLMVISSYTSQKQSLIDNTLSLNYASAVQMSQTLDSLFYSMQESLKYAAQYFPDMDHSNTKELNSTLDLVRNSSNFFNSVSLVDKAGVVRSTSPYSQASVGHHVSSNAAKEAVSLRTSYISEAYQTPRTKRRIVFVSEPIFDLAGEYQGTIGGNIFLQENNILSLSFGSQLKTSNGSYFFIVDKKGTLLFHPNTNRIGENVSKNEVVQKLLVNEKGKEQYKNLAGVDSLAGYYKVPSTDWGVVIVSPTQTVYDQLNHHIRMLLLYTSVPFLILTLIVVRVARKLASPFAMLADLVNQVDKGEVDLPVMKPHWNREADLLTRTVVGALANFRKQTNQLVYDARTDVLTGMNNRRTFEEVIQEWIQDDVPFSIIVLDIDRFKSINDTFGHHAGDEVLKHIANIIQLSVRPEDVCARFGGEEFVVLLRNSESNLAFEIAERIRITVEESILPIDRSVTISAGIAEYPKHSTTSTELFHLADNALYQAKEEGRNRTVTIQSVIK; this is encoded by the coding sequence ATGACATTGACCCTCATGGTCATCTCATCTTACACATCTCAGAAACAGTCACTCATTGATAACACCCTGTCCTTAAACTATGCAAGCGCTGTGCAAATGAGCCAAACGCTGGATTCACTTTTTTATTCCATGCAGGAGAGCTTGAAATATGCAGCCCAATATTTCCCGGATATGGATCACTCCAATACAAAAGAGTTGAATTCTACATTGGATTTGGTTCGCAATAGCAGTAATTTTTTCAATTCCGTTTCTTTGGTAGATAAAGCGGGAGTAGTCAGGTCTACCTCGCCTTACTCACAGGCTAGCGTAGGTCACCATGTTAGCTCCAATGCAGCAAAAGAAGCGGTTAGTTTGAGGACTTCGTATATCTCCGAAGCGTACCAGACACCCAGAACCAAACGCAGAATTGTATTTGTCAGTGAACCGATCTTTGATTTGGCAGGGGAGTACCAAGGAACGATTGGTGGAAATATCTTTTTACAGGAAAATAATATATTGAGTCTGTCTTTTGGCAGTCAGCTCAAGACAAGTAATGGTTCCTACTTTTTTATTGTGGATAAGAAGGGCACTTTGTTATTTCACCCAAACACCAACCGAATTGGTGAAAATGTCAGTAAAAATGAAGTGGTACAAAAGCTGTTAGTAAACGAGAAGGGTAAAGAACAATACAAAAACCTGGCAGGTGTAGATTCGCTTGCAGGTTATTACAAAGTTCCATCAACAGATTGGGGCGTCGTAATCGTGTCTCCAACCCAAACGGTGTACGATCAGCTGAATCATCATATCCGTATGTTGTTGCTGTACACTTCAGTGCCTTTCCTGATCCTGACCCTTATTGTGGTTCGGGTTGCACGCAAGCTGGCCAGTCCTTTTGCTATGCTTGCTGATTTGGTGAATCAGGTCGATAAGGGAGAAGTGGATCTACCGGTGATGAAACCTCACTGGAATAGAGAGGCAGACCTTCTCACAAGAACAGTTGTTGGTGCATTGGCGAACTTTAGGAAACAGACAAACCAGCTTGTCTATGATGCCAGAACCGATGTTTTAACAGGCATGAACAATCGCAGAACCTTCGAAGAAGTCATCCAGGAATGGATTCAGGATGATGTGCCGTTCTCCATTATTGTTCTGGATATCGACCGCTTCAAGTCCATTAATGATACATTCGGACATCATGCTGGGGATGAAGTATTAAAACACATTGCCAATATCATTCAATTGTCTGTTCGACCAGAAGATGTCTGCGCCCGGTTTGGTGGAGAGGAATTTGTAGTCTTGTTAAGAAATTCCGAGTCTAACCTCGCTTTTGAGATTGCTGAACGTATCCGAATAACGGTCGAAGAAAGCATATTGCCTATAGATCGTTCCGTCACCATCTCGGCTGGAATTGCTGAATATCCGAAGCACTCCACAACATCGACAGAACTGTTTCACCTGGCGGACAATGCATTGTATCAAGCGAAAGAAGAGGGACGTAACCGTACGGTTACGATCCAATCGGTTATTAAATAA
- a CDS encoding Gfo/Idh/MocA family oxidoreductase — protein MKTTHLCFIGAGFHASTNIYPSVVEAGAQIQAIATRSMERSEAALLQFGSNGKAYDNAQLMLQQEICDGVVVVAQPVDQTALVLECIRAGKNVYVDKPLGWNVAEAATVAEAAEQAGVVLMVGFMKRYAPIYTKLKELIDSGSLGKVRSFQMKFAVDSTPFCKDEEQFMKLAAIHMVDLMRYLFGEAMRVTGTTLKDGEHINQSISLVFENNVVGSAYFTGMNAWSRESESVLVTFDNGFASAEEIHTLTVHQSRSSTNLPWKSLEEQDTVYTPSGSPMSGAYRDLYLRGFVGEMVHFIECCQNQTVPHSSARDNIATMALCDSILSSLK, from the coding sequence TTGAAAACAACCCATCTGTGCTTTATCGGTGCCGGGTTTCATGCATCCACGAATATTTACCCTTCTGTTGTTGAAGCTGGAGCGCAGATCCAGGCCATTGCCACACGCAGTATGGAACGCTCTGAAGCAGCTCTGCTGCAATTTGGCAGCAACGGAAAAGCGTATGATAACGCTCAGCTTATGTTACAGCAGGAAATCTGTGACGGAGTCGTTGTGGTCGCCCAGCCTGTAGATCAGACCGCTCTTGTTCTCGAATGCATTCGGGCTGGCAAGAATGTATACGTGGATAAGCCACTCGGATGGAACGTAGCGGAAGCCGCCACTGTAGCAGAAGCTGCCGAGCAGGCTGGCGTCGTACTCATGGTCGGTTTTATGAAACGTTATGCCCCCATATACACGAAGCTGAAGGAGCTAATTGATAGTGGTTCGCTAGGTAAGGTACGTTCATTCCAGATGAAATTTGCTGTAGACAGTACCCCATTTTGCAAGGATGAGGAACAGTTCATGAAGCTCGCTGCCATTCATATGGTCGATCTGATGCGTTACTTATTCGGAGAAGCAATGCGAGTTACAGGCACAACCCTGAAGGATGGGGAACACATTAATCAAAGCATTTCCCTTGTATTTGAGAATAACGTAGTAGGCAGCGCTTATTTTACCGGCATGAATGCTTGGTCACGGGAGAGTGAAAGTGTACTCGTCACCTTCGACAACGGATTTGCGTCAGCTGAAGAGATCCACACACTTACTGTTCATCAATCCCGAAGCTCGACCAACCTTCCCTGGAAATCTCTCGAGGAGCAAGATACCGTATATACACCTTCCGGATCTCCCATGTCAGGAGCTTATCGCGACCTTTATCTACGCGGGTTTGTTGGTGAAATGGTGCACTTTATCGAGTGTTGCCAGAATCAGACCGTCCCACATTCCAGCGCCAGGGATAATATTGCAACGATGGCTCTATGTGACTCCATTCTATCATCACTGAAGTAG
- a CDS encoding DUF1450 domain-containing protein — translation MANDIRVCEKCNHVRLKSIVPKLQKMAPDTEIKIGCKSYCGPCAKRAFVFINGRYISAPTEEEVLAKVAKFVK, via the coding sequence ATGGCTAACGATATCCGTGTATGCGAAAAGTGTAATCATGTCCGACTGAAATCGATTGTACCCAAGTTGCAAAAAATGGCTCCAGACACGGAGATCAAGATTGGGTGCAAATCCTATTGCGGTCCTTGCGCGAAACGTGCATTTGTCTTTATCAATGGTCGGTACATCAGTGCGCCGACAGAAGAAGAAGTACTCGCCAAAGTCGCAAAGTTTGTGAAATAA
- a CDS encoding DUF4261 domain-containing protein, whose protein sequence is MTNESKEFNEVNTESNETNETPSGFHPVYMVELLFRERPEVDRLRLQEAMIRHTGQVRLDVKQESGGQKHEMLVFYHLDHKVSFQEGDIPAQTCMLPVNEIADRARFGGALQQAWHWPEVGQVVEASRYSIRIHDMFTAAMPRKQRLELFQKTVLAIMESLTCDALYWYGSDKLVEPEAYTQAQEREEHLYAAMNVRMYQAGGTEEQRGLVMDTVGLSALGVPDVQCHFVGLDPDTVAQTLLGAAYYIFDQGDVLQDGQTLGSSGGRRWRCEHQAALIAPGRYVIDLDPGDEHAESNLEPARQNGV, encoded by the coding sequence ATGACAAATGAATCAAAAGAATTCAATGAAGTAAATACTGAAAGCAACGAAACAAATGAAACACCTTCCGGATTCCATCCGGTGTATATGGTGGAACTCTTGTTCCGGGAACGTCCAGAGGTGGATCGCCTGCGTTTGCAGGAAGCTATGATTCGTCATACAGGACAAGTCCGACTGGATGTGAAACAAGAGAGCGGAGGGCAAAAGCATGAGATGCTTGTCTTCTATCATCTGGACCACAAGGTATCCTTCCAGGAAGGGGATATCCCTGCGCAGACTTGCATGCTTCCTGTGAATGAAATCGCAGATCGTGCTCGCTTTGGCGGTGCTCTGCAACAAGCATGGCATTGGCCGGAAGTGGGACAGGTTGTAGAAGCTTCGCGGTACTCCATCCGGATACATGATATGTTCACGGCTGCCATGCCTCGTAAGCAACGCCTGGAGCTGTTTCAGAAGACTGTACTGGCAATCATGGAGAGTTTGACCTGTGATGCGCTGTATTGGTATGGCAGTGACAAGCTGGTTGAACCGGAAGCATATACGCAAGCTCAGGAACGTGAGGAACATCTGTATGCAGCGATGAACGTTCGAATGTATCAAGCCGGAGGTACAGAGGAACAGCGCGGGTTGGTCATGGATACCGTGGGATTATCTGCGCTGGGTGTACCTGATGTCCAGTGTCACTTCGTCGGTCTTGATCCGGATACGGTAGCTCAGACCTTACTGGGTGCAGCGTATTACATATTTGATCAGGGGGATGTTCTGCAAGATGGACAGACGCTGGGTTCTTCAGGTGGACGTCGCTGGCGTTGTGAACATCAGGCAGCATTGATTGCACCTGGACGATATGTGATTGATTTGGACCCGGGGGATGAGCATGCCGAGTCTAATCTCGAGCCGGCTCGTCAGAACGGAGTTTAA
- a CDS encoding heme biosynthesis protein HemY — MNCKITRNAAKVLKLELDKPENEGKKLRVVITHAHGDHAHYGLDLDTPKENDTVVSTDKEIDVILANDQPLLNGVKIDYLYFPEEGFVITNPSQGNHGDH; from the coding sequence ATGAACTGCAAAATTACGCGTAATGCTGCTAAAGTATTGAAGCTTGAATTGGACAAGCCGGAGAACGAAGGAAAAAAACTGCGCGTTGTCATCACACATGCACATGGTGACCATGCTCACTACGGGCTTGATCTCGACACACCAAAAGAAAATGATACAGTTGTATCTACCGATAAAGAGATTGATGTCATTCTCGCGAATGATCAGCCTTTGTTGAACGGTGTTAAAATTGACTACCTCTACTTCCCGGAAGAGGGATTTGTTATTACGAATCCGTCCCAAGGTAATCACGGCGACCACTAA
- a CDS encoding Dabb family protein, translating into MIKHIVLFKMKDRSAESIEAAAQVLRNLEGKIDVLVSLEIGIDVLRSERSFDISLTAEFASLEDLQAYQVHPLHQEVIKYMNEVREQSIAVDYEI; encoded by the coding sequence ATGATAAAACATATTGTCCTGTTCAAAATGAAAGATCGCTCAGCAGAAAGTATTGAAGCTGCAGCTCAGGTGCTTCGCAATCTGGAAGGTAAAATTGATGTCCTGGTTTCACTTGAAATCGGGATTGATGTGCTTCGCTCGGAGAGATCGTTCGACATTTCACTCACAGCGGAGTTTGCGTCACTGGAAGATCTCCAGGCGTATCAGGTACACCCGCTTCATCAGGAAGTTATCAAGTACATGAATGAAGTCAGAGAACAGTCAATTGCAGTGGACTACGAAATCTGA
- a CDS encoding sn-glycerol-1-phosphate dehydrogenase, with protein sequence MNMNERIAAWNEEAQQCACGHQHRMVDMLIHLEPGAIQRLPGYLSEQGYRQVTVVYDRHTFRAAGSDVLSSIREAGMHVDEITLPENRTGDIIADEAAIVQVMLGVRLESQAVIAVGSGTIHDLVRFVCSKMNKPFLSIPTAASVDGFTSAGAPLIVSGIKQTFQAVPPEAIFADLDILEQAPQVMTAAGFGDMLGKYTSLADWIVSRELGGEPFCPVAYRMTEEALKTCIDHVQAIAEGRAEGVAVLMDALIVSGISMLIIDHSRPASGGEHHLSHILEMDLMQAGERPVLHGAKVGVACALLTVKYKELAKTSGEPVFGIYDQLPEASQLIAWLEQVGGPVTTEQLGVTPEMVERAFNTAHTLRPRYTGLRYINEVLNTRLG encoded by the coding sequence ATGAATATGAACGAACGAATTGCAGCATGGAATGAGGAAGCACAGCAGTGTGCTTGCGGTCATCAACACCGGATGGTGGATATGCTGATTCATCTGGAACCTGGGGCCATTCAGAGGTTACCGGGTTATTTGTCTGAGCAAGGATATCGTCAGGTGACGGTTGTTTATGATCGACATACGTTTCGGGCCGCTGGATCTGATGTGCTGAGTAGTATTCGCGAAGCGGGAATGCATGTGGATGAGATCACTCTACCGGAGAATCGTACGGGTGATATTATTGCGGATGAAGCAGCTATTGTACAGGTCATGTTGGGTGTGAGACTTGAAAGTCAGGCTGTAATTGCGGTGGGTTCAGGTACCATTCATGATCTGGTGAGATTTGTTTGTTCCAAAATGAATAAGCCCTTTCTGTCGATACCGACAGCGGCTTCAGTGGATGGGTTTACCTCTGCGGGTGCACCCTTAATTGTAAGCGGCATCAAACAAACATTTCAGGCTGTTCCGCCGGAGGCTATCTTTGCCGATCTGGATATTCTGGAGCAAGCCCCCCAAGTGATGACAGCTGCCGGATTCGGAGATATGCTTGGTAAATATACTTCGCTTGCAGACTGGATTGTTTCTCGTGAACTGGGCGGAGAACCGTTCTGTCCAGTTGCTTATCGGATGACTGAAGAAGCGCTGAAGACCTGCATAGATCATGTACAAGCGATTGCGGAGGGGCGAGCAGAGGGAGTGGCTGTATTAATGGACGCATTAATTGTTTCCGGTATCTCCATGCTGATCATTGACCATTCTCGTCCGGCATCCGGAGGTGAGCATCATCTTTCCCACATCTTGGAGATGGATCTGATGCAAGCGGGAGAAAGACCGGTTTTGCATGGTGCCAAAGTTGGCGTAGCTTGTGCGTTGCTTACGGTGAAATATAAAGAGCTTGCAAAGACATCGGGTGAACCGGTATTTGGGATATATGACCAATTGCCGGAGGCTTCTCAGCTCATCGCATGGTTGGAACAAGTAGGTGGCCCTGTGACTACTGAGCAACTCGGTGTAACTCCGGAGATGGTGGAACGTGCGTTCAACACAGCGCATACGCTTCGTCCTCGATATACCGGATTGAGATATATCAATGAAGTATTAAACACGAGGTTAGGATAA
- a CDS encoding helix-turn-helix domain-containing protein, with translation MKKDATKLCPAPYGCSVEVTLSVIGGKWKGAILYHLFSGPLRFNEIRKLFPDITQRMLTLQLRELESSGIVHREIYPQIPPKVEYSLTPFGETLRPIIFSMRDWGETYTNEVLARSSQEV, from the coding sequence ATGAAAAAGGACGCAACCAAGCTATGTCCCGCGCCATACGGCTGTTCCGTGGAAGTTACCCTTAGTGTGATCGGAGGCAAGTGGAAAGGTGCCATTCTGTATCATTTATTCTCTGGTCCTTTGAGATTTAACGAGATCCGAAAATTGTTTCCTGACATCACCCAGCGTATGCTCACCCTGCAACTTCGAGAGTTGGAAAGCAGCGGAATTGTTCATCGTGAAATATACCCCCAGATCCCACCTAAAGTGGAGTATTCCCTCACACCATTTGGTGAAACGTTAAGGCCGATTATCTTCAGCATGCGAGATTGGGGAGAAACGTATACAAATGAGGTTCTGGCCAGATCCTCACAAGAGGTATAG
- a CDS encoding HepT-like ribonuclease domain-containing protein, whose translation MYYVNREQIARRLAAVPEVAEGLRGAAEAWDGSLMLGMVQERCLHLAIEIVTDVGSYLIDGFIMRDASSYDDIIQINYEEKVFDNPTYEILRQLVTLRKPLVQDYYTWERSELHPLSVELPSILEHFTAQVSAYVEKELGPFNTAQAEGQRKE comes from the coding sequence ATGTATTATGTGAACAGAGAACAGATTGCCCGCCGGCTTGCTGCTGTACCGGAAGTAGCTGAAGGGCTTCGCGGGGCAGCAGAAGCTTGGGATGGCAGTCTCATGCTGGGTATGGTACAGGAACGTTGTCTTCACCTGGCGATCGAGATTGTTACCGATGTGGGAAGTTACCTGATAGACGGCTTCATCATGAGAGATGCAAGCAGCTATGATGATATTATTCAGATTAATTATGAAGAAAAGGTTTTTGATAATCCGACCTATGAGATATTGCGTCAGCTTGTCACGTTACGCAAGCCACTGGTGCAGGATTATTACACCTGGGAGCGGTCTGAGCTCCACCCACTTAGCGTAGAGTTGCCGAGTATACTTGAACATTTTACTGCTCAGGTTAGCGCCTACGTGGAAAAAGAACTTGGTCCTTTCAATACGGCACAGGCCGAGGGACAGCGTAAGGAATGA
- the racE gene encoding glutamate racemase: protein MQQAIAILDSGVGGLTVAKEVMRQLPREKIIYFGDTARTPYGPRSSEQVKQFTEQIVDFLIQFDPKVIVIACNTATAAALEYIRAKVNVPVIGVIHPGARAAITATRTGRIGVIGTTGTIGSGAYTSALKQLSPYIDVVSQACPALVPLVEQGEFRSEHTTHTVEQSLGEIKQQPIDCLILGCTHYPFLMDTIQEVMGQEVKLISSADETAREISTILYDKRKLASGDETPVHQFFCTGDPRMFQNITRRWLGEQISKTPVVWQVTQLS, encoded by the coding sequence GTGCAGCAAGCAATCGCTATATTAGACTCCGGTGTGGGGGGATTGACCGTCGCCAAGGAAGTGATGCGTCAGCTCCCGCGGGAAAAGATCATTTATTTTGGGGATACTGCCCGGACACCGTACGGACCCCGTTCGTCCGAACAAGTAAAACAATTTACGGAACAAATCGTTGATTTCTTGATCCAATTCGATCCGAAGGTTATCGTTATCGCCTGTAACACAGCAACAGCAGCTGCGTTGGAGTATATCCGTGCCAAGGTGAATGTGCCTGTCATTGGTGTTATACATCCGGGTGCGCGGGCCGCAATCACAGCGACACGTACAGGACGTATTGGTGTGATTGGTACCACGGGTACCATCGGTAGTGGGGCTTATACATCGGCACTCAAACAGTTGTCCCCCTATATTGATGTGGTCAGTCAGGCTTGTCCAGCGCTGGTGCCGTTGGTGGAACAAGGTGAATTTCGTTCCGAGCACACGACACATACGGTGGAGCAATCATTGGGCGAGATCAAACAACAGCCAATAGATTGTCTTATTCTGGGCTGTACGCATTATCCCTTTCTCATGGACACGATTCAGGAAGTTATGGGACAGGAAGTGAAGTTAATCAGTTCAGCAGATGAAACGGCACGTGAAATCAGTACAATTTTATATGATAAACGAAAGCTGGCCAGTGGGGATGAGACTCCGGTGCATCAATTTTTCTGCACGGGTGACCCGCGCATGTTCCAGAATATCACCCGTCGATGGTTGGGGGAGCAGATCTCCAAGACCCCTGTTGTCTGGCAAGTTACGCAATTATCATAG
- a CDS encoding M14 family metallopeptidase: MQWIIVQRGDTLPRIASAHHMTKEFLAALNPEVASQPYLLAGQMLRIVPGTGRRYAVPPGESVGEIAGRFGLDEEVLRQANPEITNVTDWVGRCIHIPASNGKTIVKIQGEYGYRELIRDIDKLENQYPFIETGSIGTSVMGKSLPYLRIGQGSRHIHVNASVHANEWLTTAVLMKFIEEYAEAYSAHKTWHQYQTERWMQETTLWAVPMVNPDGVELVQEGVVNQHPHAQQLLAWNADRSHFTHWKANIRGVDLNDQFPAHWDEEAARRGITLPGPRDYAGTAPLTEPEAQALAQWTQQHTFDAVVSLHSQGQEIYWNYRDLEPRESGPLSRRLAKASGYKAVKLGGSDAGYKDWFIQDFGKPGFTVEVGLGVNPLPVEQFDDICIEVGMLLAELLSNGQ; this comes from the coding sequence CTGCAGTGGATTATCGTTCAGCGGGGAGATACATTGCCGCGAATTGCGTCAGCACATCATATGACCAAAGAGTTTCTTGCTGCACTGAACCCGGAAGTGGCTTCCCAGCCATACTTGCTGGCAGGTCAGATGCTGCGTATTGTCCCCGGCACAGGTCGTAGATACGCTGTACCGCCCGGAGAAAGTGTAGGGGAGATTGCAGGCAGATTTGGTCTGGACGAAGAGGTGTTGCGCCAGGCCAATCCCGAAATCACCAATGTAACCGACTGGGTTGGTCGCTGTATTCATATTCCGGCTTCGAATGGAAAAACTATTGTGAAGATTCAGGGAGAGTATGGTTATCGAGAATTAATCAGGGATATAGACAAGCTGGAGAATCAATACCCGTTTATCGAGACGGGGTCCATTGGAACAAGTGTCATGGGGAAGTCGCTGCCATATTTGCGTATTGGGCAAGGGTCGAGACATATCCATGTTAATGCTTCCGTTCATGCTAATGAGTGGTTGACAACAGCAGTTCTGATGAAGTTTATCGAAGAGTATGCCGAGGCGTATAGTGCGCATAAGACATGGCATCAATACCAGACAGAACGCTGGATGCAAGAGACGACACTCTGGGCCGTGCCGATGGTTAATCCGGACGGGGTCGAACTGGTTCAGGAAGGTGTGGTCAATCAGCATCCACATGCACAGCAGTTGTTAGCCTGGAATGCGGACAGATCACATTTCACCCATTGGAAGGCCAACATCAGAGGGGTGGATCTGAATGATCAATTTCCAGCCCATTGGGATGAAGAGGCAGCGAGAAGAGGTATAACGTTACCTGGCCCCAGGGATTATGCAGGGACAGCGCCATTGACAGAACCGGAGGCACAGGCGCTTGCCCAGTGGACGCAGCAACATACATTTGATGCGGTTGTATCCCTGCATAGTCAGGGACAGGAGATCTATTGGAACTACCGTGATCTTGAACCTAGAGAGAGTGGACCGTTGTCGCGGAGACTCGCCAAAGCTTCCGGCTATAAGGCGGTGAAGCTCGGTGGCAGTGATGCCGGATACAAGGACTGGTTTATTCAAGATTTCGGTAAACCGGGCTTCACGGTGGAAGTTGGATTGGGTGTTAATCCGCTTCCCGTAGAACAGTTTGATGATATCTGTATAGAAGTGGGAATGTTGCTGGCTGAACTTTTATCTAATGGACAATGA
- a CDS encoding YtxH domain-containing protein: protein MKDSNKSLLWGALIGSVVGSVTALLLAPKSGRELRQDITEGARQVSEKGQELAGIVGEQSSQIVSKVKETADVVIQDIQSWRNCAEGKEIRISAAIVDNDDIDKTVDEPGIDIVAKLPSDESKDDN from the coding sequence GTGAAGGATTCTAACAAAAGTTTGTTGTGGGGAGCTCTTATTGGCTCCGTGGTTGGTTCAGTAACGGCATTATTGCTGGCGCCGAAATCGGGACGTGAACTTCGTCAGGATATTACAGAAGGTGCTCGTCAGGTATCGGAGAAAGGTCAGGAACTGGCTGGTATCGTGGGAGAACAAAGTTCGCAGATCGTATCCAAAGTTAAAGAGACCGCAGATGTCGTGATTCAGGATATTCAATCCTGGCGCAATTGCGCTGAAGGGAAAGAAATTCGCATATCGGCAGCCATTGTTGATAATGACGATATCGATAAAACAGTGGATGAACCCGGAATTGATATCGTAGCAAAGCTTCCTTCGGATGAGTCCAAGGACGACAACTAA
- a CDS encoding helix-turn-helix transcriptional regulator, which translates to MPNQPEQHSIQAWSLINRKYLGKGVRVKRFRKPTRCQIRNRVLLAVLMANDIKLSQLAEDLSISSRSVSAWVYEGRIPGSTNLDKTCQLLGYPRHILFNEEVVRNSPVICQPESSRFMKRTVTRSPVSNRILTGLCMVHDLSVTDVSHWIGVHPGTFRKWLHQGTLPSAAFQEQAEQFFRIPKTILFADVILKDRRNN; encoded by the coding sequence ATGCCTAATCAACCAGAACAACATTCCATCCAGGCGTGGTCTCTGATCAACCGTAAATACTTGGGAAAAGGCGTCCGTGTTAAACGATTCCGAAAACCGACACGCTGTCAAATCCGCAATCGTGTTCTTCTTGCCGTGCTGATGGCCAATGATATCAAGTTGTCCCAGCTTGCTGAAGACCTCTCCATCTCTTCACGCAGTGTCAGTGCGTGGGTATATGAAGGACGGATACCCGGCAGTACCAATTTGGACAAGACTTGCCAATTACTCGGCTACCCGCGTCATATTCTCTTCAATGAAGAAGTTGTGCGTAATAGCCCTGTCATATGTCAACCCGAGTCATCTCGCTTCATGAAGCGTACGGTGACCCGTTCTCCGGTTAGTAACCGTATTTTGACAGGCTTGTGTATGGTCCATGATCTGTCGGTGACAGATGTCAGCCACTGGATCGGGGTTCATCCCGGCACTTTCCGCAAATGGCTGCATCAGGGAACACTGCCTTCTGCTGCGTTTCAGGAACAAGCGGAGCAATTTTTCCGTATCCCGAAAACTATTTTGTTCGCAGATGTCATCTTGAAAGATCGTCGCAACAACTAA
- a CDS encoding aldo/keto reductase: MTKHITDCTILNNGVTMPWLGFGTYKAKGKEVQQAVETALEVGYRSIDTASIYGNEEEVGQAIASSGVARNELFVTTKLWNEDQGFDSTLRAFEASQKALGLNVIDLYLIHWPGRDQYKETWRAFERLYSEGSIRAIGVSNFQVHHLQDIIDEGGTVPAVNQVELHPGLIQQELQDFCGAQGIQLEAWSPIMKGKLNQESTLKALAQKYGKTPAQIILRWDIQNQIVTIPKSVTPERIRENADIFDFELTPDELRQIDALDSDKRTGPHPDQLFWD; the protein is encoded by the coding sequence ATGACAAAACATATTACAGATTGTACAATTCTGAACAACGGAGTAACGATGCCATGGCTAGGATTTGGAACATATAAAGCAAAAGGTAAGGAAGTGCAACAGGCGGTTGAGACCGCTTTGGAGGTTGGATATCGGAGTATTGATACCGCGTCCATCTATGGCAATGAAGAAGAAGTGGGACAAGCTATTGCAAGCAGTGGTGTTGCCCGTAACGAACTGTTTGTGACGACCAAGCTCTGGAATGAGGATCAGGGATTTGATTCAACGTTGAGAGCATTTGAAGCCAGTCAGAAAGCACTTGGACTGAATGTGATTGATCTTTACTTAATTCACTGGCCTGGCAGAGACCAGTATAAGGAGACGTGGAGAGCGTTCGAACGTCTATATAGCGAAGGGAGCATCCGTGCGATTGGTGTGAGTAATTTTCAAGTTCACCATTTGCAAGATATCATAGATGAGGGCGGAACGGTGCCTGCGGTAAATCAGGTAGAGCTGCATCCAGGTCTGATCCAGCAGGAACTGCAGGATTTCTGCGGGGCGCAGGGAATTCAACTGGAGGCTTGGAGCCCGATCATGAAAGGCAAGCTGAACCAAGAGTCCACGCTCAAGGCGCTGGCCCAGAAATATGGGAAAACGCCAGCACAGATCATTCTGCGCTGGGACATTCAGAATCAGATTGTGACGATTCCGAAGTCGGTAACTCCAGAACGTATTCGTGAGAATGCGGACATCTTTGACTTTGAATTGACACCGGATGAGTTGAGACAGATTGATGCACTGGATTCGGATAAGCGGACGGGTCCACATCCGGATCAACTATTCTGGGATTAA